Proteins encoded within one genomic window of Hahella chejuensis KCTC 2396:
- a CDS encoding DNA polymerase III subunit chi: MPKADFHLLSSGDIAQRDFYLCRLCEKIYRLGHRIYILCKDSKELEHLDDLLYSFRPESFIPHSIEPEPPSSDIPVFLCTRLPETISTEVVINLTEAPPDKADRVIELVTGDPGARAKSRKVYKLYKQLGFELQTYNIESA, translated from the coding sequence ATGCCAAAAGCCGACTTCCATCTGCTTTCTTCCGGCGACATTGCACAAAGGGACTTTTATCTTTGTAGACTTTGCGAAAAGATATATCGATTAGGACATCGGATATATATCCTATGCAAAGACTCAAAAGAACTAGAACATTTGGACGATTTATTATATTCCTTTCGGCCGGAAAGCTTTATTCCACATAGTATTGAACCTGAACCCCCCTCTTCCGACATACCAGTTTTTTTATGCACCCGCCTGCCGGAAACAATTTCCACCGAAGTTGTTATAAATCTCACGGAAGCCCCGCCAGACAAGGCGGACAGAGTGATAGAGCTCGTAACCGGCGATCCTGGCGCCCGTGCGAAATCCAGAAAAGTGTATAAACTGTATAAACAATTAGGCTTCGAGTTGCAGACTTATAACATCGAATCTGCTTAA